CCCGACAGGCTCAGCGTGCTGCCGGTGATGCTCGAAAGATAGGTGCGCGCGGCCGAACCCGACGAAATTAGGTTGGCGCCATTGTAGTTCGCCTGAGATATGAAATTGTTGATCTGCGAAGTGAGCGTGTTGTAGTCGGCCGTGTAGATCGTGCGCTGGGCGGCGCTGATCGAACCGTCCGACAGCTGCACGAGCTTCGCCTGGATGTTGCCGGCCGTGTCCGAGATCGAGGTGAGGGCGGCTTGCGTGACTTGGCCGAGGCCCACGCCGTTGGCAAGCGAGCTCTGCACGGCCGAAAACGCCTGCAGATCACCGCGCAGACCTTGGGCGACCGAGAAGGTGGAGGCGTCGTCGGATGCGTCCGCAACCCGGTAGCCGGTCTGCAGCTGCTTGTTGGCGACCAACAGTTCGGCGTTGATCTTGCGCAGCGACGCAAGTGCCGAAATGGCGCCCAAATTCGTATTGACCGAGGTGGACAGCGAAGCGACCAAGACAACCTCCACAACGCGCCCGCAAACAGGGGCCGTGTCAAGTTATGCTCGGACAACGGGGCCAGTTCTCGCCCGCGGCGTTTTCAAGTTCGCCATCGCAGTCAGCAGTCAAGAGATAAATGCAAAATTAACCAAAATCAAGCCCCTATCTGCCGCCAATCCGACGCCAGATGAAGTTTGGCGCCGGTTTGGGCGCACAGGGCCTCGAAATCGACTCCGGGCGCCATTTCGCGCACCAACAGCCCGTCTTTGGTCACGTCGATGACGGCCAAATTGGTGAAAATCCGCGTGACGACATGGGGAGCCGTGAGCGGATAGGTGCAGGAGGGGACGATTTTGGGCGCGCCGTCCTTGGTCGTGTGCTCCATCAGCACGTACACACCCTTGGCCCCAGCCGCCAAATCCATCGCCCCGCCAACGGCCGGCGGCATCTTCTCGTCGCCGGTCGACCAATTGGCCAGATCGCCCGTTTCCGAGACTTGCATCGCACCAAGCAGCGCCAGGTCGATATGGCCGCCTCGGATCATCACGAACGCGTCGGTGTGGTGGAAGATCGACGCGCCGGGCACCAGCGTGATCGGCGTTTTCGAGGCGTTGATGAGATCGGGGTCGACGTCGTTGGCCAGCGGCGAAGGACCAACGCCGAGCACGCCGTTCTCGGAGTGGTAGACGATCTCGCGGCCGGCGGGCACGTAGTTGGCGACCAAGGTCGGCAGACCGATGCCGAGATTGACGACGGCCCCGTCCCACAAATCCTGGGCTGCGCGTCGCGCGATCGCTTCGCGATCCAGTCCTTTGGGGGCGATACCCTTCATCCGGGCGTCCCTGCTTGTTTGGGGTTGGGCACATGCACGACACGGTCGACGAACAAGCCAGGCGTGACGACCTGTTCGGGATCGATGCCGCCGAGCTCGACAATATGGCGTGCCTGCACGATCGTGAGATCGGCGGCAGCCGCCATGGTCGGCCCGAAATTGCGCGCGGCCAACCGATAGGTGAGATTGCCCCAACGATCGGCGTGCTCGGCTTTGATCAGTGCGACGTCGCCTTTGAGCGGCATTTCGAGCACGTAATCGCGGCCATTGAGCGTGCGGGTTTCTTTGCCGGCGGCGAGTTTGGTGCCGGCGGCCGTGGGCGTATAGAAGCCGCCGATCCCGGCGGCGGCCGCACGTAGGCGTTCGCTGAGGGTGCCTTGCGGCACGAGTTCGAGTTCGAGGCGGCCCGCGCTGTACATCTCTTCGAACACGACCGAGCCCGAGGTGCGCGGATAGGAGCACACGAGCTTGCGCACATGCCCCGAAGCCAAAAGCTTTGCCACATCTGTGCGGCCCGAGCCCGCATTGTTCGAAACGACCGTGAGGTCTTTGGCCCCTTGCTCGATTAGCGCGTCGATGAGCTCGACCGGAATGCCGGAATTGCCGAAGCCCGCGATCAGTACGACCGCACCGTCTTTGATGCCGGCCATAGCTTCTGCAAGCGAGGCTTTTTGTTTGTCGATCATGATGGAACTAGCCTAGAGCCTCGCCCTGGTCAGCGCAAAGATTTCGTGGCTAACTGCCGCGATGTTCGAAGATTTCAGCGTTGGTTCCGCATCCCCCGAGGGGGTTTCCATCCATTACCGCAAGGGCGGAGCCGGACCGCCCTTGCTGCTGCTGCACGGCTATCCGCAGACACACGCGATGTGGCACAAAATCGCGCCGCGATTGGCGCAGCGTTTCACGGTCGTGTGCCCGGATACGCGCGGCTATGGGGCATCCGGCAAACCGGTAGCCGATGCCGAGGACATGGTCTATTCCAAACGCACCATGGCCAAGGACATGGCGGGCCTTATGCGCGGCCTCGGCTTCGACAAATTCTCTGTCTGCGGCCACGACCGCGGCGCGCGCGTGGCCTATCGCTTGGCGCTCGACCATCCCGACGCGGTGCAGAAGCTGTGCGTGCTCGATATTCTGCCGACGTATTCGACCTGGCGGCGCATGGAGAAGGGCTTGGCGCTCGGCATGTACCATTGGCAGTTTCTGGCGCAAGGCGGGGGCTTGCCCGAGAAAATGCTCGGTGCCGATCCCGACTATTATCTGCTCGAGAAGCTGAAACGCTGGTCGAAGGATTTTTCGGCGTTCGCGCCCGAAGCGCTCGAGGCCTACAAAGTCGCGTTTCGCGATCCGGCTTCGATCGCGGCGACCTGCGCCGATTACCGCGCGGGGGCAACGGCCGACGACGCGATCGACGGCGAAGATTTCGGCCGCCGCAAGATCGTCGCCCCTACGCTCGTGCTGTGGGGCGAGGGCGGCCTTGCAAGGCGCGTCGACGATCCGCTCGCCATCTGGCGCCAATGGGCGATCGAGGTCAGCGGCCACGCCCTGAAGTGCGGGCACTTTCTGCCCGAAGAAGCCCCCGACGCGACGGCTGCAGCACTCGAAGAATTTCTCGGCACTTAGCCGAAGCGCGCGAGTTTGAACGCTTCATCGCGCGCAAACAGATAAAGCAGCGTTCGCAAAGCGCCCCCGCGTTCGCTTTCGAGTTTGGGATCGCGCTCGAGCACGGCCGTCGCATCGCTGCGCGCGATCTCGACCAAATCGGCGTGTACGGCAAGATCGGCCAAGCGGAATTGCGGCAGGCCCGATTGTTTGGTGCCCAGCACTTCGCCCGCGCCGCGCAGGCGCAAATCTTCTTCGGCAATACGAAACCCGTCTTCGGTCTCGCGCAGGATTTCGATGCGGGCTTTTGCCGTCGCCCCGAGCGGCTGCGCGTAGAGCAGCACGCAGCTGCTTTCCTCCGCCCCGCGGCCGACGCGGCCGCGCAGCTGATGGAGCTGGGCGAGGCCGAAACGTTCGGCATGTTCGACGACCATCACTGTCGCACTCGGCACGTTGACGCCGACTTCGATGACCGTGGTGGCCACAAGCACGCCCGGCGGGCCGTCGACGAAAGCGGCCATTGCGGCGTCTTTCTGCGCAGGCTTGAGCTTGCCGTGGATCAGATGCACACGGGCTTCGCCGAGCGCTTCGACCAACGCCGAATGGCGCTGGGTTGCCGCCGCGAGATCGAGCACTTCGGATTCCTCAACGATAGGGCACACCCAATAGACGCGTGCACCCTTGGCGATCTGGCGGCGCACGGCATCCACGATGTCGTCGAGCCGTTCGAGCGGGACCGCGACGGTTTTG
Above is a genomic segment from Magnetospirillum sp. containing:
- a CDS encoding 3-oxoacid CoA-transferase subunit B; translation: MKGIAPKGLDREAIARRAAQDLWDGAVVNLGIGLPTLVANYVPAGREIVYHSENGVLGVGPSPLANDVDPDLINASKTPITLVPGASIFHHTDAFVMIRGGHIDLALLGAMQVSETGDLANWSTGDEKMPPAVGGAMDLAAGAKGVYVLMEHTTKDGAPKIVPSCTYPLTAPHVVTRIFTNLAVIDVTKDGLLVREMAPGVDFEALCAQTGAKLHLASDWRQIGA
- a CDS encoding 3-oxoacid CoA-transferase subunit A, giving the protein MIDKQKASLAEAMAGIKDGAVVLIAGFGNSGIPVELIDALIEQGAKDLTVVSNNAGSGRTDVAKLLASGHVRKLVCSYPRTSGSVVFEEMYSAGRLELELVPQGTLSERLRAAAAGIGGFYTPTAAGTKLAAGKETRTLNGRDYVLEMPLKGDVALIKAEHADRWGNLTYRLAARNFGPTMAAAADLTIVQARHIVELGGIDPEQVVTPGLFVDRVVHVPNPKQAGTPG
- a CDS encoding alpha/beta hydrolase; translated protein: MFEDFSVGSASPEGVSIHYRKGGAGPPLLLLHGYPQTHAMWHKIAPRLAQRFTVVCPDTRGYGASGKPVADAEDMVYSKRTMAKDMAGLMRGLGFDKFSVCGHDRGARVAYRLALDHPDAVQKLCVLDILPTYSTWRRMEKGLALGMYHWQFLAQGGGLPEKMLGADPDYYLLEKLKRWSKDFSAFAPEALEAYKVAFRDPASIAATCADYRAGATADDAIDGEDFGRRKIVAPTLVLWGEGGLARRVDDPLAIWRQWAIEVSGHALKCGHFLPEEAPDATAAALEEFLGT